The genomic window CGAGATCCTCCCCGGCATCTCCGTGCGCCCCGCCCCCGGCCACATCGAAGGCCTGCAGAATGTGGTGATCGAGGGCGGTGGCCAGCGGCTGGTCTACCTGGCCGACCTCATCCCCACCGCCCGTCACATCCAGCCCGCCTGGGTCATGGGCTATGACCTGGATGTCGTCACCTGCGTGAACGAGCGCCAGAAGCTGCTTCAGGAAGTCGCAGGCACGGGCACCGTCTGCATCTTCGAGCACGATCCCGACTTCCCCGCCGGCACCGTCAGCCGCGATGCGAAGGGGAAGTACGCCGTGACGCCGGTGGCCCTTTAGCGGCCGGTCACCGGACTCGCACGCCGCGCCGCGCTAGACTGGAACCCTCAGTCCGGGAGTTCCATGTCCTTCACCCCAGGATCCAGGCGCGGCGCCATGGCCGACATCAACATGACGCCCCTCATCGATGTGATGCTGGTGCTGCTGATCATCTTCATGATCGCGGCGCCCATGATGACCACGGGCGTGGATGTGAAGCTGCCCGAGAGCCGCACGGGCCGCAACCTGGAGAGCGAGGCCCTCACGGTGTCCGTCACCTTCGACGGCCGCCTGCAGTTCGACAAGGCCTTCATGGCCCTGCCCGTGCTGGCCAACCAGCTGAAGGCCCGGGCCCAGAGCGGCGGCAAGCGCCCGGTGCTGGTGCGCGCCGATCACAATGTGCCCTATGGCCGCGTCATCCAGGTGGTGGACGCCATCCGGGAGGCGGGCTTCACCCAGGTGGGCTTCGTCACCGCCGCCGCGCCCGCCGTCCCGCCCCCCTCCCTCGGCACCGACGCGAAATGAGCCAGGATCTCCAGGCCTACCTCCGCAGCCGCTCCCATCTGGGCGAGCTGGGATGGTCCTCGGGGCTGGCCCTGAGCCTGGCCTTGCACCTCGCCGTGGGGGTGGCCTTCTTCTGGCCCCGGGGCGGCTCTTCGGACCAACCCGAGGAGGCCAAGGTCACCTGGGTGAACCTGCCCGCGGCCATG from Geothrix sp. includes these protein-coding regions:
- a CDS encoding biopolymer transporter ExbD; its protein translation is MSFTPGSRRGAMADINMTPLIDVMLVLLIIFMIAAPMMTTGVDVKLPESRTGRNLESEALTVSVTFDGRLQFDKAFMALPVLANQLKARAQSGGKRPVLVRADHNVPYGRVIQVVDAIREAGFTQVGFVTAAAPAVPPPSLGTDAK